The following are encoded in a window of Nibricoccus aquaticus genomic DNA:
- a CDS encoding lysophospholipid acyltransferase family protein, with amino-acid sequence MNETQPASEPASVGGTLAAQEKKRVRKPPGLLKRVLIRYVAPVLAFTLITSLRASWRVRETGRENFDRAVASGRGTVVAFLHGRAFMLLNTIRGRKRGRWLSMCSKSLDGDGMTKLEQWLGFRVIRGSSGQDGLQALVDMIRMMRDEPGMGACLAVDGSRGPRGVVQGGIISLAQRTGGLIIPVTVSPRPAWIFRKAWDRTMIAKPFARIDLVFGEPVEVPAKLKAPESEALRLLVEERLIALQAQADAISGFGDTEPVRVSAVV; translated from the coding sequence ATGAACGAGACGCAGCCAGCGAGTGAGCCGGCGTCGGTTGGCGGAACGCTGGCGGCGCAGGAGAAGAAACGCGTGCGCAAGCCGCCGGGATTGTTGAAGCGCGTGTTGATCCGCTACGTGGCGCCGGTGCTGGCGTTCACGTTGATCACATCGCTGCGGGCGAGCTGGCGGGTGCGCGAGACGGGGCGAGAGAACTTCGACCGCGCGGTCGCTTCGGGGCGCGGGACGGTCGTGGCGTTTTTGCATGGGCGGGCGTTCATGTTGCTCAACACGATTCGCGGACGGAAACGCGGGCGATGGCTCTCGATGTGTTCGAAGAGTCTCGATGGCGACGGGATGACGAAGCTGGAGCAGTGGCTGGGGTTTCGCGTGATCCGAGGCTCGTCGGGGCAGGACGGGTTGCAGGCGCTGGTGGATATGATCCGCATGATGCGCGATGAGCCAGGGATGGGGGCGTGTCTCGCGGTGGATGGATCGCGTGGGCCGCGTGGTGTCGTGCAAGGCGGGATCATCTCGCTGGCGCAACGCACGGGCGGGTTGATCATCCCGGTGACGGTATCGCCGAGGCCGGCGTGGATTTTTCGGAAAGCATGGGACCGGACGATGATCGCGAAGCCGTTTGCGCGGATCGATCTGGTGTTTGGCGAGCCGGTGGAAGTGCCGGCGAAGTTGAAGGCGCCGGAAAGCGAAGCGCTGAGGCTTTTGGTGGAAGAGCGGTTGATCGCGCTGCAGGCGCAGGCGGATGCGATCAGCGGCTTCGGCGATACGGAGCCGGTGCGGGTGAGCGCGGTGGTTTAA
- a CDS encoding SAM-dependent methyltransferase, producing MSAMSEQRPMAKREVQCADAIPWMRERGVIEGACAVTSLPDVSEVGLALPVWRAWFLDAVSLVINAVPEESAAVFFQSDIKHDGVWIDKGALVTRAAEDAGAAILFHKIVCRRPPGMLTMGRPGFTHFIAVSRKMKCPDVLPIPDVIVDAGRQPWVRAMGVRAAGHAVRFAKEQVGATLVVDPFCGVGTVLAAANALGLDALGVEKARKRAEQARALEISETEL from the coding sequence ATGTCGGCGATGAGCGAGCAACGGCCGATGGCGAAGCGTGAGGTGCAGTGCGCGGATGCGATTCCGTGGATGCGGGAGAGGGGTGTGATCGAGGGAGCGTGCGCGGTGACGTCACTGCCGGATGTGTCGGAAGTGGGGCTGGCGCTGCCGGTGTGGCGCGCGTGGTTTCTCGATGCGGTGAGTTTAGTGATCAACGCGGTGCCGGAAGAAAGCGCGGCGGTGTTTTTCCAGTCGGATATCAAACACGACGGTGTGTGGATCGACAAAGGCGCGCTCGTGACGCGGGCGGCAGAGGATGCGGGGGCGGCGATTTTATTCCACAAGATCGTGTGCAGGCGTCCGCCGGGGATGCTGACGATGGGGCGGCCGGGGTTCACGCACTTCATCGCGGTATCGCGGAAAATGAAGTGCCCGGATGTGCTGCCGATTCCGGATGTGATCGTGGATGCGGGGCGACAGCCGTGGGTGCGGGCGATGGGTGTGCGCGCGGCGGGACATGCGGTGCGGTTCGCGAAAGAGCAGGTGGGCGCGACGCTGGTGGTCGATCCATTTTGCGGAGTCGGTACAGTGCTAGCGGCGGCGAATGCGTTGGGGCTCGATGCGCTTGGCGTGGAGAAGGCGCGGAAGCGGGCTGAGCAGGCGAGGGCGCTCGAAATTTCTGAGACGGAACTCTAG
- a CDS encoding SDR family NAD(P)-dependent oxidoreductase, which produces MSDPVRQLLTGRCIVVTGSTRGIGRGIAQRLIASGARVGIHGRNAEAVAKTVAELGAENAIALPADFAEPDAAKKLVESFVAQAGRIDGLVNNAGGGKAVAFRGLTLDSWRETFRVNLESAMLAAQSAYVVMRKQKSGAIVNIASISAHGPGGWMGADYAASKAAMVSMTKSLALEAARFGIRCNAVSPGFVETDMTAAINEETRQGLRIPLGRLARADEVAAVVAFLLSDEASYLTGQVLHVDGGLWMND; this is translated from the coding sequence ATGAGTGATCCTGTGCGCCAGCTTCTTACCGGTCGTTGCATTGTCGTGACCGGCTCCACTCGCGGGATCGGTCGCGGGATCGCGCAGCGTTTGATCGCATCGGGCGCGCGCGTGGGGATTCACGGGCGCAATGCCGAGGCGGTGGCGAAAACGGTGGCCGAGCTCGGCGCGGAAAACGCGATCGCACTGCCTGCGGATTTCGCGGAGCCGGATGCGGCGAAGAAGCTCGTGGAGAGTTTCGTGGCGCAGGCCGGGCGGATCGACGGGCTCGTGAACAATGCGGGTGGCGGCAAGGCCGTGGCGTTTCGCGGCCTCACGCTCGATAGCTGGCGGGAGACTTTTCGTGTGAATCTGGAGTCGGCGATGCTGGCCGCGCAGTCGGCTTACGTTGTGATGAGAAAACAGAAATCGGGTGCGATCGTGAACATCGCTTCGATCTCGGCGCATGGACCGGGCGGCTGGATGGGCGCAGACTATGCGGCGTCGAAAGCGGCGATGGTGAGCATGACCAAGAGCCTCGCGCTGGAGGCGGCGCGTTTTGGGATTCGCTGCAACGCGGTGTCGCCGGGTTTCGTCGAGACGGACATGACGGCGGCGATCAACGAGGAGACGCGGCAAGGGCTGCGCATCCCGCTCGGCCGGCTCGCACGCGCAGACGAGGTGGCGGCGGTGGTGGCGTTTCTTTTGTCGGATGAAGCCTCTTATCTCACGGGCCAGGTGCTGCACGTGGATGGCGGGCTGTGGATGAACGACTGA
- a CDS encoding glycoside hydrolase family 88/105 protein, whose product MIITPRLLHGSSLCLGLGLLAAMPLGAQTTDYTKRINGDSAVAVYPVPYTVPKREEIKAVLDRIKGYTVETTTLKVFDNKTGQEIAAPDMANLNPNAVVDRRYGNLNFWDYTNGVVMSGFSMVAEETGDQSYFDYNVRFYDFTFTWMPYFRALEEKTKKRNDYSRMIQMSALDHCGSITAALIRTQMKHPDPRYRAWIDNVADFISNKQFRFEDGSLARERPQPRSVWTDDFYMGVSFLAQMGKLTGDTQYWDDGVKQITQLSKHLFISEKGLYDHGWSENTAGYDPRFYWGRANGWATMAMCELLSVLPKDFKGRDEVLHLYRQHMRSLIELQDGTGLWHNMLDKSETYLETSASAMFVYGLAKGVNEGWLSPAFGPAAITGWNGVVTRVLPDGRVDGICEGTTYANDNSYYFFRGASANTNFFGSVIYAGAEMMKLVKNPEIQIVPARPDAVNSAIHFRWTKDAATPMR is encoded by the coding sequence ATGATCATTACCCCACGTTTACTCCACGGTTCGTCCCTGTGCCTCGGTCTAGGTCTGCTTGCGGCGATGCCGCTCGGCGCGCAGACGACTGACTACACGAAGCGCATCAACGGTGACAGTGCGGTGGCCGTTTATCCCGTACCGTACACCGTGCCGAAGCGCGAAGAGATCAAGGCCGTGCTTGACCGGATCAAGGGGTACACCGTGGAGACAACGACGCTGAAGGTTTTCGACAACAAGACAGGCCAGGAAATCGCCGCGCCGGATATGGCGAATCTGAATCCTAACGCGGTCGTTGATCGTCGTTACGGCAATCTGAATTTCTGGGACTATACGAACGGCGTCGTGATGTCGGGTTTCTCGATGGTCGCGGAGGAAACGGGCGATCAATCCTACTTCGACTACAACGTGCGCTTCTACGATTTCACGTTCACGTGGATGCCTTACTTCCGCGCGCTCGAGGAGAAGACGAAGAAGCGGAACGATTATTCGCGGATGATCCAGATGAGCGCGCTCGACCATTGCGGGTCGATCACGGCGGCCCTGATTCGCACGCAAATGAAACACCCCGATCCGCGGTACCGCGCGTGGATCGACAACGTCGCCGACTTTATCTCCAACAAACAATTTCGCTTCGAGGACGGCTCGCTCGCGCGAGAGCGTCCGCAGCCGCGCTCGGTGTGGACGGACGATTTCTACATGGGCGTTTCGTTCCTCGCGCAGATGGGAAAACTCACGGGTGACACCCAGTATTGGGACGACGGGGTGAAGCAGATCACTCAGTTGTCCAAGCATCTGTTTATTTCCGAGAAAGGCCTGTACGACCACGGCTGGAGCGAGAATACGGCGGGCTACGATCCGCGTTTCTACTGGGGCCGCGCGAATGGCTGGGCGACGATGGCGATGTGCGAACTCCTCAGCGTGCTGCCGAAGGATTTCAAAGGCCGCGATGAGGTGCTGCACCTTTATCGTCAGCACATGCGCTCGCTCATCGAACTGCAGGACGGCACCGGCCTCTGGCACAACATGCTCGATAAGAGCGAAACCTACCTGGAGACCTCGGCCTCGGCGATGTTCGTGTACGGACTGGCGAAAGGCGTGAACGAAGGCTGGCTCAGTCCGGCGTTCGGACCGGCGGCGATCACGGGCTGGAATGGCGTGGTGACGCGCGTGCTGCCGGATGGCCGGGTCGATGGCATCTGCGAAGGCACGACCTATGCGAACGACAACAGCTATTATTTTTTCCGCGGCGCGAGCGCTAACACCAATTTCTTCGGCTCCGTGATCTACGCGGGCGCGGAGATGATGAAGCTCGTGAAAAATCCTGAGATCCAAATCGTGCCCGCGCGCCCCGACGCGGTAAACAGCGCGATTCACTTCCGGTGGACGAAGGACGCAGCGACGCCGATGCGGTGA
- a CDS encoding acyl carrier protein, whose amino-acid sequence MSAETTQDRLIRVLNDSMPHAMDPKTVTPATALNSFGVDSLVLIDLIFDLEQEFGVKLSAEDLMNMRTVGDLTAFMDAREGK is encoded by the coding sequence ATGAGTGCTGAAACAACCCAGGACCGTCTTATCCGCGTATTGAACGATTCCATGCCGCACGCGATGGACCCCAAGACGGTCACTCCGGCGACGGCGCTTAATTCCTTCGGCGTCGATTCGCTGGTGCTGATCGATCTGATCTTCGATCTCGAACAGGAGTTCGGCGTGAAACTATCGGCCGAGGATCTCATGAACATGCGGACGGTGGGCGATCTCACGGCGTTCATGGACGCGCGCGAAGGCAAATGA
- a CDS encoding LLM class flavin-dependent oxidoreductase has translation MVPLSVLDLSPITQGSDATQALRNSLDLARHSERLGYKRFWLAEHHSMPGIASAATAVAIGYVAGGTKTIRVGSGGIMLPNHSPLVIAEQFGTLDALYPGRIDLGLGRAPGSDQRTARALRRERANTSADTFPQDVLELQGYFQPAMSGQSVRAIPGEGRDVPIWLLGSSLFSAQLAAALGLPYAFAGHFAPDSMLEALAIYRREFKPSEQLAESYAMVGVGVVAAETDVEAERLATSLQQQFVSLHRGVPGQLQPPVDDLESVATPQEVASVRHTLREAIVGSRLTVKRRLEKLLQRTGVDEIIATSHIFDHAARLRSYEILAAVRDELAEKTTGVSVAAR, from the coding sequence ATGGTTCCGCTCTCGGTTCTCGATCTCTCTCCCATCACGCAAGGCAGCGATGCGACGCAGGCGCTGCGCAACTCGCTCGATCTGGCGCGGCACTCCGAACGGCTCGGCTATAAACGCTTTTGGCTCGCCGAGCATCATTCGATGCCGGGTATCGCGAGCGCCGCGACAGCGGTGGCCATCGGCTATGTTGCAGGTGGAACGAAAACCATTCGGGTAGGGTCGGGCGGCATCATGCTGCCGAATCATTCGCCGCTGGTGATCGCGGAGCAGTTCGGGACGCTGGACGCGCTTTATCCCGGGCGCATCGATCTCGGACTCGGGCGAGCGCCGGGAAGCGATCAGCGCACCGCGCGCGCTCTGCGACGCGAGCGGGCAAATACGTCGGCAGATACTTTTCCGCAGGATGTGCTGGAGCTGCAGGGCTATTTCCAACCGGCGATGTCGGGGCAGTCGGTGCGGGCAATTCCAGGCGAGGGCAGAGACGTGCCGATCTGGTTGCTGGGATCGAGCCTGTTCAGTGCGCAACTCGCGGCGGCGTTGGGGTTGCCGTATGCGTTTGCCGGGCACTTCGCGCCGGATTCGATGCTGGAGGCGCTGGCGATCTACCGGCGGGAATTCAAACCGTCGGAGCAACTCGCGGAGTCTTATGCGATGGTTGGCGTCGGCGTGGTCGCGGCGGAAACGGATGTCGAGGCAGAGCGGCTGGCGACGTCGCTTCAGCAGCAATTCGTTTCGTTGCATCGCGGCGTGCCGGGACAACTCCAGCCGCCGGTGGACGATCTCGAATCGGTGGCGACGCCGCAGGAGGTCGCCTCGGTGCGGCACACGTTGCGCGAGGCGATCGTGGGATCTCGACTGACGGTAAAGCGCCGACTGGAAAAACTGCTCCAGCGCACCGGTGTGGATGAGATCATCGCGACCTCGCACATCTTCGATCACGCGGCGCGGTTGCGCTCGTATGAGATTCTGGCGGCAGTGCGCGATGAGCTGGCGGAGAAAACGACCGGCGTGTCGGTGGCGGCGCGGTGA
- a CDS encoding cytochrome-c peroxidase has translation MKRSPQKTLLLALLGATGLSLLAATATLTPAPLAVPPGWPAPTLPADNPLTREGIELGKLLFADKRLSARHRQNCINCHREPLAFSDGQVFSTGADGIQGLRSSPPIFNQAWHPSFGWDGIRPRLRDQALAAITNEIEMHAAPATVEADLNKDETLRARFATVFSSPEITMERIGLALEQFMLSISAYESKYDRVLRGDAAFTPDEQLGHDLFHALPDHASGRRGAGCFQCHPGPLFSDFAFRNNGLDRVFADNGRSDVTKLPDDLGKFKTPSLRNVAITAPYMHNGRFGTLELAVAHYSGGIRHSATLAPELAALPANGYALTTEEQSALVAFLKTLTETSLTR, from the coding sequence TTGAAACGCTCGCCTCAAAAAACGCTCCTCCTCGCTCTGCTCGGTGCCACCGGCCTGTCGCTGCTGGCCGCGACCGCAACACTCACACCCGCTCCCCTCGCCGTGCCTCCCGGCTGGCCCGCGCCAACACTTCCCGCCGACAACCCGCTCACTCGCGAAGGCATCGAACTCGGCAAACTCCTCTTCGCCGACAAACGCCTCTCCGCCCGCCACCGCCAGAATTGCATCAACTGTCACCGCGAGCCCCTCGCCTTTTCCGACGGCCAGGTTTTCAGCACCGGCGCCGACGGCATCCAGGGACTCCGCAGCTCACCGCCGATCTTCAATCAAGCCTGGCACCCGTCCTTCGGCTGGGACGGCATCCGCCCGCGCCTCCGCGATCAGGCACTCGCCGCCATCACCAACGAGATCGAGATGCACGCCGCGCCCGCGACCGTCGAAGCCGACCTGAACAAAGACGAAACGCTCCGCGCCCGCTTCGCCACCGTCTTCAGCTCACCCGAAATCACGATGGAGCGCATCGGCCTCGCCCTCGAACAATTCATGCTCTCGATCTCCGCCTACGAATCGAAGTATGACCGCGTCCTGCGCGGTGACGCCGCTTTTACCCCCGACGAACAACTCGGCCACGACCTCTTCCACGCCCTCCCCGATCACGCCTCCGGCCGCCGCGGCGCGGGCTGTTTCCAGTGCCACCCGGGCCCGCTCTTCTCCGACTTCGCCTTCCGCAACAACGGCCTCGACCGCGTCTTCGCCGATAACGGCCGCAGCGACGTCACCAAACTCCCCGACGACCTTGGCAAATTCAAAACGCCTTCTCTGCGCAACGTCGCGATCACCGCGCCCTACATGCACAACGGCCGCTTCGGTACGCTCGAGCTAGCCGTCGCGCATTACTCCGGCGGTATCCGCCATTCGGCCACACTCGCGCCCGAACTCGCCGCGCTGCCTGCCAACGGCTACGCCCTCACCACCGAAGAACAAAGCGCGCTCGTCGCCTTCCTGAAAACCCTGACCGAGACCTCGCTCACCCGCTGA
- a CDS encoding DUF5684 domain-containing protein, producing the protein MGAVIGLLYLAIIVLVIAGFWKVFVKAGHPGWAAIVPIYNVYILLKIAGKPGWWLLLFFIPIVSLVIAILVSIDVAKAFGKGAGFGVGLALLGFVFYPILGFGDAEYQSAPPLN; encoded by the coding sequence ATGGGCGCAGTCATCGGTCTCCTCTATCTTGCCATCATCGTTCTGGTCATCGCCGGCTTCTGGAAAGTCTTCGTCAAAGCCGGTCACCCCGGCTGGGCCGCCATCGTTCCGATCTATAACGTCTACATCCTCCTCAAAATCGCCGGCAAACCCGGCTGGTGGTTGCTCCTCTTCTTCATCCCGATCGTTAGCCTCGTGATTGCTATCCTCGTCTCGATCGACGTCGCCAAAGCCTTCGGCAAAGGCGCCGGTTTCGGCGTCGGCCTCGCGCTCCTCGGTTTTGTCTTCTACCCGATCCTCGGCTTCGGTGATGCCGAATACCAGAGCGCTCCTCCACTGAACTAA
- a CDS encoding cation:proton antiporter → MKRTAVFYLLLLVVAGLGVLALLRAGASLPPPSAVPGATAQAASVAVNAGEVSAVESMITGLRANFDAPLGHLFLQLLVIIGISRIAGAIFSKLGQPSVVGEMAAGILLGPSLFGWVAPEAFAFVFPTESLGTIKLLSQIGVCLFMFTVGMELNIAHVRSKAHAAVVVSHASIVVPYFLGVVLAYFLFTSLAAGGTTFTAFALFMGISMSITAFPVLARILQERKLTQTFLGSTAITCAAVDDVTAWSILAFVVAIARATSVEASALNLLLVVVFIAVMIWGVRPALPRFIGRARLENEAPSKGVIATVICVVVAASFCTEVIGIHALFGAFLAGAIMPEIGGFRHKLAVRVENFSSVLLLPLFFVFTGLRTQIALLNDVTGWLICLLIIAVATLGKLGGTAVSARFTGMSWSESLQLGALMNTRGLMELIALNIGYDLGILSPRIFAMLVVMALATTMLTGPLLTLFGDRKKVKAQAEIPVNV, encoded by the coding sequence ATGAAGCGCACCGCCGTTTTCTATCTCCTTCTGCTCGTTGTCGCCGGACTGGGAGTGCTCGCGCTGTTGCGCGCGGGAGCGAGTCTGCCCCCGCCGTCGGCGGTTCCGGGCGCGACGGCTCAGGCGGCCAGCGTTGCGGTTAATGCGGGCGAGGTCTCGGCGGTGGAGTCGATGATCACGGGGCTTCGCGCGAATTTCGACGCACCGCTGGGGCATCTGTTTTTGCAGCTGTTGGTGATCATCGGCATCTCGCGAATCGCGGGCGCGATCTTCAGCAAGCTGGGGCAGCCGTCGGTGGTTGGGGAAATGGCGGCGGGGATTTTGCTAGGACCGTCGCTCTTCGGGTGGGTGGCACCGGAGGCGTTCGCCTTTGTGTTTCCGACCGAGTCGCTCGGGACGATCAAGCTGCTGAGCCAGATCGGTGTGTGCTTATTCATGTTCACGGTCGGCATGGAGCTGAATATCGCGCACGTGCGGAGCAAGGCGCATGCGGCGGTGGTGGTCAGTCATGCGAGCATCGTGGTGCCGTATTTTCTCGGTGTGGTGCTGGCGTATTTTTTATTCACGTCGCTGGCGGCGGGTGGGACGACGTTCACGGCGTTCGCGTTGTTCATGGGGATTTCGATGAGCATCACGGCGTTTCCGGTGCTCGCGCGCATTCTGCAGGAGCGGAAGCTAACGCAGACATTTTTGGGGAGCACGGCGATCACGTGCGCGGCGGTCGATGATGTGACGGCGTGGAGCATCCTGGCGTTTGTCGTGGCGATCGCGCGGGCAACCAGCGTGGAGGCCTCAGCGCTGAATCTGCTGCTGGTGGTCGTGTTTATCGCGGTGATGATCTGGGGCGTGAGGCCGGCGCTGCCGCGGTTCATCGGGCGGGCTCGGCTGGAGAATGAAGCGCCTTCCAAAGGAGTTATTGCCACAGTGATCTGTGTCGTGGTGGCCGCGTCGTTCTGCACGGAGGTCATCGGCATTCACGCGCTGTTCGGCGCGTTTCTCGCGGGTGCGATCATGCCGGAGATCGGTGGGTTTCGTCACAAGCTGGCGGTGCGCGTTGAGAATTTTAGCTCGGTGCTGCTGCTGCCGCTGTTCTTTGTTTTCACGGGACTGCGGACGCAGATCGCGCTTTTGAATGACGTGACGGGCTGGTTGATTTGCCTGCTGATTATCGCGGTGGCGACGCTCGGGAAGCTAGGCGGGACGGCGGTCTCGGCGCGGTTCACCGGAATGAGTTGGAGTGAATCGCTTCAACTCGGCGCGCTCATGAACACGCGCGGGTTGATGGAGTTGATCGCGCTGAATATCGGCTACGATCTGGGGATTCTTTCGCCGCGGATTTTTGCAATGCTCGTGGTCATGGCGTTGGCGACGACGATGCTGACCGGGCCGTTGCTGACGTTGTTCGGAGATCGGAAAAAGGTGAAGGCGCAGGCGGAGATTCCGGTGAACGTTTGA
- a CDS encoding beta-ketoacyl-[acyl-carrier-protein] synthase family protein → MSNRRRVVVTGFGLVTAIGNDEKTVWENLLAGRTGVRKVQHHDLSANHVHNGGEVDSVALEASLPPGMRRADRCLKFAFEASRQALAAAGRLVWPPTETQEIGSIWGCGAGQTQVLQDAHKCFFEKGPKGMRPSTIPNGMANSLAANISIAFQLAGTNYVIASACTSASNAMGVAFRMISEGHADAVLCGGADTPFNGFHYACWNNLGVLSKIAEPERALRPFGADRDGTLLGEGAGAVLLESLEGARKRGARIRGEVVGYGESSDATHITGPSVAGQAKAIRAALASAGLEPSAIGYINTHGTGTDANDSTESAAIREAMGTAADTIPVGAMKSYFGHTLGASGAVEGIGTLLALEHGVIPPNLNLESPDPACQLALVGAQPVPFTSEYAMKNSFGFGGGNAVLILRRFSE, encoded by the coding sequence ATGAGCAATCGACGACGTGTGGTGGTGACCGGTTTCGGTCTGGTGACGGCAATCGGCAACGACGAGAAGACTGTCTGGGAAAACCTGCTCGCGGGCCGCACGGGTGTGCGGAAAGTCCAGCACCACGATCTCTCGGCTAATCACGTTCACAACGGCGGCGAAGTGGACTCGGTGGCGCTTGAGGCTAGCCTGCCGCCCGGAATGCGGCGCGCGGATCGGTGTTTGAAATTTGCCTTCGAGGCGTCGCGTCAGGCGCTCGCTGCGGCGGGACGTCTGGTGTGGCCGCCGACGGAGACGCAGGAGATCGGCTCGATCTGGGGCTGCGGGGCGGGGCAGACGCAGGTGCTTCAGGATGCGCACAAATGTTTTTTTGAAAAAGGTCCAAAGGGAATGCGGCCGAGTACGATTCCCAACGGCATGGCGAACTCGCTCGCGGCGAATATCTCGATCGCGTTCCAGCTGGCGGGCACGAACTACGTGATCGCCTCGGCCTGCACGTCGGCATCGAACGCGATGGGCGTGGCGTTCCGTATGATCAGCGAAGGCCACGCGGACGCGGTGCTGTGCGGCGGAGCGGACACGCCGTTTAACGGCTTTCACTACGCGTGCTGGAATAACCTCGGCGTGCTCTCGAAGATCGCCGAGCCGGAGCGGGCGTTGAGGCCATTCGGCGCGGATCGCGATGGGACGTTGCTGGGCGAAGGCGCGGGAGCGGTGTTGCTCGAATCGTTGGAAGGCGCGCGCAAACGCGGTGCTCGGATTCGCGGAGAGGTTGTTGGCTACGGCGAGTCGTCGGATGCGACGCACATCACCGGGCCGTCGGTCGCGGGACAGGCGAAGGCCATCCGCGCGGCTCTGGCGAGCGCCGGGCTGGAGCCGTCGGCGATCGGTTATATCAACACGCATGGCACGGGCACGGATGCGAACGACTCGACCGAGAGCGCCGCGATCCGCGAGGCGATGGGCACGGCGGCTGACACGATTCCGGTCGGGGCGATGAAATCGTACTTCGGGCACACGCTCGGCGCGTCGGGCGCGGTTGAAGGAATCGGCACGCTGCTGGCGCTGGAGCACGGCGTGATCCCGCCGAATCTGAATCTGGAATCGCCCGATCCGGCGTGTCAGCTGGCGCTCGTCGGCGCGCAGCCCGTGCCGTTCACCTCGGAGTATGCGATGAAAAACAGCTTCGGTTTCGGCGGTGGAAATGCTGTGCTCATCCTGCGTCGTTTTTCGGAATAA